In Schizosaccharomyces osmophilus chromosome 1, complete sequence, the genomic window TAATTCAGCTCCGCAACGATTCTAGTCAAGTACTCGATAAAAATTTTCCCTACAAAGAAGGTTATGTTCTTAACCAGTTTCCTCgctccaaaaacaaataccTTGTTCATGCTGGGTTTGAGCATCCCGTTCAAGTTACTTCTACACAACCTCTTTCAGCCAAAGACAGACTCACCATTCGGATGAAGCCACAAGCTCCAAATGCCGAAGGATATTTGCAAGGCGACATAGTCTCTTGTACAGCTCCTCGTGAAAAAGGAGGAAGGTATTGGGGATTTCAAATTCGCCATTCCAGTTCGCTAAGCGATCTTCTCAAAGGACCTTACAAGGGTGGCTATGATTTAAAGgtacaaataaataattccACCCATGTTTCTCCTGCGGATTTATCAAACAACTTAGAATCCTCTTTCCGTCACGTATTACTGTTGTTTGGAAATGCTTATGAAGACCAACGAGTTGATGACTTACACACCATCAAtccatttccatttgtGCTTCCTATTCAACCAAGGTTAGAGGAAAATTTTTTGGCCGCCATGGCTCCTCTCTCTAGCGTTTTGAAATGTCATGGACGACACTAGAAACCTTAGCGATTCa contains:
- a CDS encoding SPOUT domain containing methyltransferase translates to MESSRRYTVSVAVPVSCLNEAGNLQLKSALVYQIARLAIVYEIDEIILVADPESVQQTQNATASSDCYIRDPLKFFSDILGYMETPTFMRKTLFPLLPHLKYMGLFPVIQLRNDSSQVLDKNFPYKEGYVLNQFPRSKNKYLVHAGFEHPVQVTSTQPLSAKDRLTIRMKPQAPNAEGYLQGDIVSCTAPREKGGRYWGFQIRHSSSLSDLLKGPYKGGYDLKVQINNSTHVSPADLSNNLESSFRHVLLLFGNAYEDQRVDDLHTINPFPFVLPIQPRLEENFLAAMAPLSSVLKCHGRH